The sequence below is a genomic window from Brooklawnia cerclae.
CGAGATCTGGCAGGCGACCGACGGCCAGGTCGACATCCTCGTCGGTGGTGTCGGCACCGGGGGCACGTTGAGCGGAGCCGGACGCTACCTGAAGGAACACAAGCCATCGGTGCGGGTCGTCGCCGCAGAACCCGGGCTGGGATCGGTTCCCACTCCCGAGAATCCGTACCCCAAGGAGATCGACGGCGTCCACAACGTCACCGAGGCACTGCCCCAGCAACTGCCGGACAACCTCGACAGAGCGCTGCTCGACGAGATCGTCGCCCTGGAGACCGATGACGCCTTCGCCGCATCGCGTGCCCTCGCCAGGGAGGAGGGCCTACTGGCCGGAACCTCCGCCGGAGCAATCGTGCATGTGGCGACGCTGCTCGCACAGCGTGCCGAGAACGCCGGGAAGACGATCGTCGTCGTGATCCCGGACTCCGGCGAACGTTACCTGTCGGCGGGAATCTACGACGACGACGATCGGGTGCCCGCCGAACAACTCGTCGGCGCGGCGGCCGAATAACCAGGCGCCGCACCCTCACGGGCTGTCGGCACCTCACTGCGAGGAGCAGCACATGGGAACAAACAACATCGTCCGGCACGGCGCGGGCGCGAATGGCCGAGCACGTACCGCGCTGGTGGCGCAGACCCTCGGCAGCACCCAGCAATCCGATCTTGACAAGGTGGAACGGGGAGGAACAGATGTCAGTGATCAGTGAGAGCCTGACGACATCCCACGGGCCGACGGCGCCTCTGGTGCGCGACCACTCACCGTCCCCTTCATCCGAGCCACTCGCCGTCGTGCCGATTCGGCACTGGGGGCGCTGGATCGCATCGGCACTCGTTGCTTTCCTGGTCGCACAGTTCCTGTGGTCGCTGATCACCAATTCGCGCTACGAGTGGGGGGTCTTCGCCGAGTACTTCCTCAGCCCCGCGGTGCTTCGCGGTCTGGTGAACACGTTGCTCCTCACCGTCATCTCGATCACCGGCGGGTTCGTGTTGGGCACCGCTCTCGCGACGTTCCGGCTGTCAGGCTCACCTCTGCTCGCCACGGTCGCGTGGTGGTACATCTGGCTGTTCCGTTCGGTGCCCGTACTGGTCCAGGTCCTGGTCTGGTACAACCTGGGATACCTGTATCCGACCCTCGGCCTGGGCACACCGTTCACCGAGGATTTCTGGCTGGTCTCGTTCCCCACGGTTCAGTTGTTCACCGGATTCGCCGCGGTCGCCGTAGGGCTCACGCTCAATCAAGCCGCCTACTCCGCCGAGATCATCCGCGCCGGCATCATCTCGGTCGATCAGGGGCAACTCGAGGCCGCAGCGGCGCTCGGGCTTCCTCGCCGCAAACGGTTTTTCCGGATCATCCTGCCGCAAGCGGCCCGCGCCATCCTGCCCAACTTCTTCAACAGCCTGGTAGGGCAGGTCAAGGAGACCTCGGTCGGCTTCATCGTCGCCCTTCCGGAGCTGTTCTACACCGTGCAGGTGATCTACGGCCGCAACCAGCGCATCATTCCCCTGCTACTGGTCGCCGTCGCGTGGTATGCGATCGTCACCACCGCACTGACGATCGCGCAGTTCTACATCGAGCGGCGGTACGCCCGGGGTTCGGTGCGTGAGCTACCACTCACGCCACCACAACGCTTCCGCCAGGCGGTCGCGGCGCTCTGGCGGCGACTGGGCGACAGCCCGCCGTCCACCGCCACCGAGAAGGGGCACGACTCATGACCTCCGTGCGGTTGCGTCGAGAGACGCCAGTTCCAACTGCCCGTCACGAGGGCCTCGGTCAGGTTGTCGTCGAGAACGTCTGGAAGTCCTACGGGCAGACCCTCGTGCTCAGGGGGGTGAGCCTGACCGTGGACCCGGGCGAAGTCGTCGGCATCATCGGGCCGTCGGGATCAGGCAAATCGACATTGCTGCGCACAATCAACCATCTGGAGACGGTCGATCGCGGGTCGGTCACCGTCGACGGCACGTACATCGGCTACGAGCGCAAGGGCGGTCGCCTCCACGAACTGCCGGAGCGCGACGTGCTGAAACGTCGTACGGAGGTCGGGCTCGTCTTCCAGAACTTCAACCTGTTCCCGCACCTGACGGCCCTCCAGAACGTGACCGAGGCTCCGGTGGACCTTGGCCGCGTCGCAAAGACCCAGGCGCGTATCGAGGCCCTGCAGCTTCTCGAAAGAGTCGGGCTTGCCGACCATGCCGGCCACTATCCACGGCAGCTGTCGGGCGGGGAGCAGCAACGGGTCGCCATCGCGCGGGCGCTCGCGCTGCATCCGAAGGTGTTGCTCTTCGACGAACCGACCAGCGCCTTGGACCCCGAGCTCGTGGGCGAGGTCGAGGACGTGATCCGCGATCTCGCCCACGAGGGAACCACGCTCATCATCGTGACGCACGAGATCGGGTTCGTACGCGAGATCTCGGATCGAATCGTGTTCCTGGACCATGGCGAAGTCCTGGAGGAAGGCACTCCTGAACAAGTCCTGGACCATCCGCGGCACCACAGGGCACAGGAGTTCATCGCCAAAGTGCGATGACAAGGAGGAATATCGTGGCAATCAACAAGAGACAGATCGGGCTACTGGTCGCGACCGCGCTCGTGGTCGTAGTGGCAGCCGGCGGGGTCGCCTACGCGATCACCAACATACGTGAATCCGACCAGGTGAGCACCGAGCAACAAGTCGCCGCGGCCGTAGAGTTCGACCTCACATCCAAGAACGTTGAGGGACGTCCTCACATCGGAGCGGTCCCCGAGGCCGTGGAGGCGCTGAAAGCGAGCGGATTCCAACCGATCGAGGCCGGCAAACTCACGGTGGTCGGAACGGCTGGGTCGGGCGGGGCACCGCTGGGCTTGCTCGCCTCCGACGACAACCAGACTCGAATCGGTTCCGAGGCCGATTTCGGGGCGCTCATCGCCGAAGGCCTGGGCCTGGAGTACCAGCAGGCGGTTACCTCGTGGTCCGACTGGCCGCTGGGAATCCAGTCGGGCAAGTACGACTTGGTCACGTCGAATGTGACCGTCACGGAGGAGCGCAAGGAACTCTACGACTTTGCCAGTTACCGAAAGGATCTCCTGGGGTTCTATGTGCGGCAGGACAGCGAGATCACCAAGCTCGAGTCAGCCGACGACATATCCGGTCTGACCATCGTGGTCGGTTCGGCGACCAACCAGGAGAAGATCCTGCTGAACTGGAACGCTTCGTTGGAGGCCGACGGCAAGGCCCCGGCAGAACTCCAGTACTACGACGACAACGCGGCCGGGACGCTGGCCGTCGCGTCCGGGCGCGCCGACGCGATCTTCGGGCCGAATGCCACGGGCGCGTTCAACGCTGCCTCGACCGGTGACACGAAGCTGGTCGGCACCGTCGACGGGGGCTGGCCCGAGTCGGCACCGATCGCTGCCGGCACCAAGAAGGACAACGGCCTGATCGAAGCGGTGAACATCGTGCTGAACAAGGCGATCGAGGGTGGCCAGTACCAGGAGATCCTCAAGCGCTGGGGGCTGGAGGCCGAAGCCGTCGACTCCTCGCAGATCAACCCGCCCGGCCTGCCCGAGTCAACGAAGTAACCGGACGCAGGGCAACAGACACACCACACCTCAGGAGGAACGCACATGGGGGCGATTAGCTCCGTGGACACCACGAGTCCCGCAGCGTCCACCCCGATCGTCGACCCCGGAACGACCGGTACGGACGCTCGGCGAGAACGGACCATACGCCACGCTTCCGCGGACACGCCGAGCGAGCGTCACCGGCCACGCGATCGCGCGGCCGTCCGAGAAAGCACCGACCCTGTCCACTGGAAGGCCGGCTCACGAGTCTGGTACTGGGTCGCCGTCGCCGGCTTCGGCATCTCGCTGGCGGCCAGCTTCCTCGTCCCGGACAATCTGCCGGGTCTCGTGCGTGGCGAGGATTTCTCGCAGGACTATCCACTGGATCCCAGGAACTACCGGATACTCCTAGCCGCCATCGGTCTGGCTCTGGTCGCCCTGTACCCGTTCCTGTTACGTTTCCCGCGTCTGGGCAGACGGTTCTTCCACAAGGCACAGTTCGTCTTCGCCGGAGCGCTGGCGATCGGCGTGTGGGATCTGCTGACCTCCAAGCTCTTCGTCATGAAGCCGCCCTATTTCCCCGGACCCGTGACGATCCTGGATTATGTGCCCCGCAACTGGGAGAACCTCCTGGGTCACGTCCTGGCCTCCAGCCGCCTGTTCGCCATAGGGCTCGGGCTCGGCACGATAGCCGGAATCGGCACCGGCATTCTGATCGGCTGGTATCGCCAGTGGTTCTACTGGCTGTATCCGATCCTCAAGTTCACAGGCGTCGTCCCCGCGACTGCCTGGATGCCCATAGCGACGGTGCTTCTCAAGCCTGCGCCCGTCGCGATGACATTCCTGCTGGTCATCGCCTCGTGGTTCGTCATCGCGTTGATGATCTGCCAGGGCATGGCATCGACCCCCACCGCCTTGTACGAAGTCAGCCGAACCCTTGGCGCCAAGGACAGCTT
It includes:
- a CDS encoding PLP-dependent cysteine synthase family protein, producing the protein MSQLVTTLTDLIGDTPLLELSRYGAHRGLNARILAKLETRNPVGSVKDRIAWAIIRDAEERGLLHPGGEIVDVTSGNTGIALGAIAASRGYTSIFYASDNISPDKLALLRAFGARIVKVPNTFFLDPDALVLLRTRAQEENPGAFFADQLSNPVNPRFHYETTGPEIWQATDGQVDILVGGVGTGGTLSGAGRYLKEHKPSVRVVAAEPGLGSVPTPENPYPKEIDGVHNVTEALPQQLPDNLDRALLDEIVALETDDAFAASRALAREEGLLAGTSAGAIVHVATLLAQRAENAGKTIVVVIPDSGERYLSAGIYDDDDRVPAEQLVGAAAE
- a CDS encoding ABC transporter permease subunit, with the protein product MPIRHWGRWIASALVAFLVAQFLWSLITNSRYEWGVFAEYFLSPAVLRGLVNTLLLTVISITGGFVLGTALATFRLSGSPLLATVAWWYIWLFRSVPVLVQVLVWYNLGYLYPTLGLGTPFTEDFWLVSFPTVQLFTGFAAVAVGLTLNQAAYSAEIIRAGIISVDQGQLEAAAALGLPRRKRFFRIILPQAARAILPNFFNSLVGQVKETSVGFIVALPELFYTVQVIYGRNQRIIPLLLVAVAWYAIVTTALTIAQFYIERRYARGSVRELPLTPPQRFRQAVAALWRRLGDSPPSTATEKGHDS
- a CDS encoding amino acid ABC transporter ATP-binding protein — protein: MTSVRLRRETPVPTARHEGLGQVVVENVWKSYGQTLVLRGVSLTVDPGEVVGIIGPSGSGKSTLLRTINHLETVDRGSVTVDGTYIGYERKGGRLHELPERDVLKRRTEVGLVFQNFNLFPHLTALQNVTEAPVDLGRVAKTQARIEALQLLERVGLADHAGHYPRQLSGGEQQRVAIARALALHPKVLLFDEPTSALDPELVGEVEDVIRDLAHEGTTLIIVTHEIGFVREISDRIVFLDHGEVLEEGTPEQVLDHPRHHRAQEFIAKVR
- a CDS encoding transporter substrate-binding domain-containing protein, with amino-acid sequence MAINKRQIGLLVATALVVVVAAGGVAYAITNIRESDQVSTEQQVAAAVEFDLTSKNVEGRPHIGAVPEAVEALKASGFQPIEAGKLTVVGTAGSGGAPLGLLASDDNQTRIGSEADFGALIAEGLGLEYQQAVTSWSDWPLGIQSGKYDLVTSNVTVTEERKELYDFASYRKDLLGFYVRQDSEITKLESADDISGLTIVVGSATNQEKILLNWNASLEADGKAPAELQYYDDNAAGTLAVASGRADAIFGPNATGAFNAASTGDTKLVGTVDGGWPESAPIAAGTKKDNGLIEAVNIVLNKAIEGGQYQEILKRWGLEAEAVDSSQINPPGLPESTK
- a CDS encoding ABC transporter permease is translated as MGAISSVDTTSPAASTPIVDPGTTGTDARRERTIRHASADTPSERHRPRDRAAVRESTDPVHWKAGSRVWYWVAVAGFGISLAASFLVPDNLPGLVRGEDFSQDYPLDPRNYRILLAAIGLALVALYPFLLRFPRLGRRFFHKAQFVFAGALAIGVWDLLTSKLFVMKPPYFPGPVTILDYVPRNWENLLGHVLASSRLFAIGLGLGTIAGIGTGILIGWYRQWFYWLYPILKFTGVVPATAWMPIATVLLKPAPVAMTFLLVIASWFVIALMICQGMASTPTALYEVSRTLGAKDSFLLFHVAIPHAMPSIFTGISMATSMSFLTLVAAEMMGATAGLGYFINYSKTFSKYYQVYAAIIIMFIVFTVILAIIERVKNRVLRWQKGLVQP